From a region of the Bradyrhizobium diazoefficiens genome:
- a CDS encoding LysR family transcriptional regulator: protein MPRTRDGFTDMDWDKLKVFHAAAEAGSFTHAGEQLGLSQSAVSRQVSALEQELSVSLFHRHARGLILTEQGDLLFRTAHDVFMQLQAARAKLTDSRERPSGDLKITTTPGVGINWLIPRLGEFTALYPEIRISLIVTDEELDLSMREADVAIRTRKPTQPDLIQRKLFAMGFHAYCSPEYIKRFGTPRTLEELDSHRIITLADGNFAPHLQNRNWLVEAGRNGSGPREAYFRVNNILGLVRACQQGLGIAALPDYLVEEQSKLVQLFGESDSIQLDTYFVYPEELKTVARVQVFRDFVVSKAQRWPS, encoded by the coding sequence ATGCCTCGAACACGCGACGGATTTACGGATATGGACTGGGACAAGCTGAAGGTGTTTCACGCAGCGGCGGAAGCGGGCAGCTTCACGCATGCGGGCGAGCAGCTCGGCCTGTCGCAATCGGCGGTGTCACGCCAGGTCTCGGCGCTGGAGCAGGAGCTTTCGGTTTCGCTGTTCCATCGCCACGCCCGCGGCCTGATCCTCACCGAGCAGGGTGACCTCCTGTTCCGCACCGCGCATGACGTGTTCATGCAGCTGCAGGCGGCGCGCGCCAAGCTGACCGACAGCCGCGAGCGGCCGAGCGGCGATCTCAAGATCACCACCACGCCCGGCGTCGGCATCAACTGGCTGATCCCGCGGCTCGGCGAGTTCACCGCGCTCTATCCCGAGATCCGGATCTCGCTGATCGTCACCGACGAGGAGCTCGATCTGTCGATGCGCGAAGCGGACGTCGCGATCCGCACCCGCAAGCCGACGCAGCCGGATCTCATCCAGCGCAAGCTGTTCGCGATGGGCTTCCACGCCTATTGCTCGCCGGAATACATCAAGCGCTTCGGCACGCCGCGCACGCTGGAGGAGCTCGACTCGCACCGCATCATCACGCTCGCCGACGGCAACTTCGCGCCGCATCTTCAGAACCGCAACTGGCTGGTCGAAGCCGGCCGCAACGGCTCGGGTCCGCGCGAAGCCTATTTCAGGGTGAACAACATTCTCGGTCTCGTGCGCGCCTGTCAGCAGGGCCTCGGCATCGCCGCGCTGCCCGACTATCTCGTCGAGGAACAGAGCAAACTCGTGCAGCTGTTCGGCGAGTCGGATTCGATCCAGCTCGACACTTACTTCGTCTATCCCGAGGAGTTGAAGACGGTCGCGCGCGTGCAGGTGTTCCGCGACTTCGTGGTGAGCAAGGCGCAGCGCTGGCCGTCCTGA
- the trxB gene encoding thioredoxin-disulfide reductase encodes MSAPVHAKVVIIGSGPAGYTAAIYAARAMLEPILIQGIQPGGQLTITTDVENYPGFADVIQGPWLMEQMERQAVHVGTTIVTDLVIKLDTAQRPFRLTCDSGDVYLADAVILATGAQARWLGLPSEAKFQGGGVSACATCDGFFYRNKEVVVVGGGNTAVEEALYLTNHASQVTIVHRRDHFRAERILQERLFKHPKIKVIWDSAVDEICGTENPNKVTHVRLKNLKTGTLTNVKTDGVFIAIGHAPATELVKDQVKLKPSGYVEVAPNSTATSVPGLFAAGDVADETYRQAVTAAGLGCMAALEAERFLALRASERAAAE; translated from the coding sequence ATGTCCGCTCCTGTTCATGCAAAGGTCGTCATTATCGGCTCCGGCCCGGCCGGTTACACGGCGGCGATCTACGCCGCGCGGGCAATGCTGGAGCCGATCCTGATCCAGGGCATCCAGCCCGGCGGCCAGCTCACCATCACCACGGACGTCGAGAACTATCCGGGCTTCGCCGACGTGATCCAGGGCCCCTGGCTGATGGAGCAGATGGAGAGGCAGGCGGTCCATGTCGGCACCACGATTGTCACCGACCTGGTCATCAAGCTGGACACTGCGCAGCGGCCGTTCCGCCTCACCTGCGACAGCGGCGATGTCTATCTCGCCGACGCCGTGATTCTCGCCACCGGCGCGCAGGCGCGCTGGCTCGGGCTGCCGTCCGAAGCGAAATTCCAGGGCGGCGGGGTGTCGGCCTGCGCCACGTGCGACGGCTTCTTTTACCGCAACAAGGAGGTCGTGGTGGTCGGCGGCGGCAATACCGCGGTCGAGGAAGCCCTGTATCTCACCAACCATGCCTCGCAAGTCACCATCGTGCATCGCCGCGATCACTTCCGCGCCGAGCGCATCCTCCAGGAGCGTCTGTTCAAGCACCCGAAGATCAAGGTGATCTGGGACTCCGCCGTCGACGAGATCTGCGGCACCGAGAATCCGAACAAGGTTACCCATGTGCGCCTGAAGAACCTCAAGACCGGCACGCTTACGAACGTGAAGACCGACGGCGTCTTCATCGCCATCGGCCATGCGCCGGCGACCGAGCTCGTGAAGGACCAGGTCAAGCTGAAACCGTCGGGCTATGTCGAAGTCGCGCCGAACTCGACCGCCACCTCGGTGCCCGGCCTGTTCGCCGCCGGCGACGTCGCCGACGAGACCTATCGCCAGGCCGTGACGGCCGCAGGCCTCGGCTGCATGGCAGCGCTCGAGGCCGAACGTTTCTTGGCCCTGCGCGCCAGCGAGCGCGCGGCAGCGGAATAA
- the carB gene encoding carbamoyl-phosphate synthase large subunit produces MPKRTDITTILIIGAGPIVIGQACEFDYSGTQAVKTLKEEGYRIVLVNSNPATIMTDPELADATYIEPITPEIVAKIIEKERHVVPGGFALLPTMGGQTALNCALSLRRQGTLEKFDVEMIGATADAIDKAEDRQLFRNAMEKIGLQTPKSRLANASELKKSFRDKYQAEREKASGAALEELERQWTLGESDRRKRYQEYALGQAMMALSEIGLPAIIRPSFTMGGTGGGIAYNKEEFLDIIERGLDASPTNEVLIEESVLGWKEYEMEVVRDKKDNCIIVCSIENLDPMGVHTGDSITVAPALTLTDKEYQIMRDASLAVLREIGVETGGSNVQFGVNPDDGRMVVIEMNPRVSRSSALASKATGFPIAKVAAKLAVGYTLDEIANDITGGATPASFEPTIDYVVTKVPRFAFEKFPGASTTLTTSMKSVGEVMAIGRTFQESLQKALRGLETGLTGLDEIEIEGLGRDDDKNAIRAALGTPTPDRLLQVAQAMRLGWSNEDIFNSCKIDPWFLGEMRGIVDMEEKVRKNGLPGNAFGMRTLKAMGFSDARLAVLAETTEAEVTAKRHALGVRPVYKRIDTCAAEFASPTAYMYSTYEAPFAGAPADESTPSDKKKVIILGGGPNRIGQGIEFDYCCCHACFALHDAGYESIMVNCNPETVSTDYDTADRLYFEPLTAEDVLEIIDKERSKGTLHGVIVQFGGQTPLKLARALEAAEVPILGTSPDAIDLAEDRDRFKRVLDKLRLKQPKNGIAYSVEQARLVSADLGLPLVVRPSYVLGGRAMQIIREENQLNDYLLGTLPELVPADVKARYPNDKTGQINTVLGKNPLLFDRYLSDATEIDVDCLCDGKDTFIVGIMEHIEEAGIHSGDSACSLPPHSLDAKMIEELERQTRELALGLDVVGLMNVQYAIKDGEIYVLEVNPRASRTVPFVAKVVGTPVAKIAARIMAGEKLADFKLKKTKLKHVGVKESVFPFARFPGVDTVLGPEMRSTGEVMGIDRNFEVAFAKSQLGGGTRVPRKGTVFVSVRESDKTRIAEAVRELHSLGFKVLATSGTQRFLTDQGIPTEKVNKVLEGRPHIVDAITNGDVQLVFNTTEGPQALADSRSLRRAALLHKVPYYTTLSGAVAAAQGIRAYLGGDLEVRTLQSYFSET; encoded by the coding sequence GCTATCGCATCGTCCTCGTCAATTCCAACCCGGCCACCATCATGACCGACCCGGAATTGGCCGATGCGACCTATATCGAGCCGATCACGCCCGAGATCGTCGCCAAGATCATCGAGAAGGAACGTCACGTCGTTCCCGGCGGCTTCGCGCTGCTGCCGACGATGGGCGGACAGACCGCGCTGAACTGCGCGCTGTCGCTGCGCCGACAGGGTACGCTGGAGAAGTTCGACGTCGAGATGATCGGCGCCACCGCCGACGCCATCGACAAGGCCGAGGACCGCCAGCTCTTCCGCAACGCCATGGAGAAGATCGGGCTGCAGACGCCGAAGTCGCGGCTCGCCAACGCGTCGGAACTGAAGAAGTCCTTCCGCGACAAATACCAGGCCGAACGCGAGAAGGCCTCCGGCGCAGCCCTCGAAGAGCTCGAGCGGCAGTGGACGCTGGGCGAAAGCGACCGCCGCAAGCGCTATCAGGAATATGCGCTGGGACAGGCGATGATGGCGCTGTCCGAGATCGGCCTGCCCGCGATCATCCGCCCCTCCTTCACGATGGGCGGCACCGGCGGCGGCATCGCCTACAACAAGGAAGAGTTCCTCGACATCATCGAGCGCGGCCTCGATGCGTCTCCCACCAACGAAGTGCTGATCGAAGAATCCGTGCTCGGCTGGAAAGAGTACGAGATGGAGGTCGTGCGCGACAAGAAGGACAATTGCATCATCGTCTGCTCGATCGAGAACCTCGATCCGATGGGCGTGCATACCGGCGATTCCATCACGGTGGCGCCGGCGCTGACGCTGACCGACAAGGAATACCAGATCATGCGCGACGCCTCGCTGGCGGTGCTGCGCGAGATCGGCGTCGAGACCGGCGGCTCCAACGTGCAGTTCGGCGTCAATCCGGACGACGGCCGCATGGTCGTCATCGAGATGAATCCGCGCGTGTCGCGTTCCTCTGCGCTGGCCTCCAAGGCCACCGGCTTTCCGATCGCCAAGGTCGCCGCCAAGCTCGCCGTCGGCTACACCCTCGACGAGATCGCCAACGACATCACCGGCGGCGCCACGCCGGCCTCGTTCGAGCCGACCATCGACTACGTCGTCACCAAGGTGCCACGCTTCGCCTTCGAGAAATTCCCTGGCGCCTCGACGACGCTGACCACGTCGATGAAATCGGTCGGCGAAGTCATGGCAATCGGCCGCACCTTCCAGGAAAGTCTGCAAAAGGCTCTGCGCGGGCTCGAGACCGGCCTCACCGGCCTCGACGAGATCGAGATCGAAGGCCTCGGCCGCGACGACGACAAGAACGCGATCCGCGCCGCGCTCGGCACGCCGACGCCCGACCGGCTGCTCCAGGTCGCCCAGGCCATGCGGCTCGGCTGGTCGAACGAGGACATCTTCAACTCCTGCAAGATCGACCCGTGGTTCCTTGGCGAGATGCGCGGCATCGTCGACATGGAGGAGAAGGTCAGGAAGAACGGCCTGCCCGGTAACGCCTTCGGCATGCGCACGCTCAAGGCCATGGGCTTCTCCGACGCACGGCTCGCGGTGCTCGCCGAGACGACGGAAGCCGAGGTGACGGCGAAGCGCCATGCGCTCGGCGTTCGTCCCGTCTACAAGCGCATTGACACCTGCGCGGCCGAATTCGCCTCTCCCACCGCCTACATGTATTCGACCTATGAGGCGCCGTTCGCGGGCGCTCCGGCGGACGAGAGCACCCCGTCCGACAAGAAAAAGGTCATCATCCTCGGCGGCGGGCCCAACCGCATCGGCCAAGGCATCGAATTCGACTATTGCTGCTGTCATGCCTGCTTCGCGCTGCACGATGCCGGCTACGAGTCCATCATGGTCAACTGCAATCCGGAGACGGTGTCGACCGACTACGACACCGCCGACCGGCTCTATTTCGAGCCGCTCACCGCCGAGGACGTGCTGGAGATCATCGACAAGGAACGCAGCAAGGGCACGCTGCACGGCGTGATCGTGCAGTTCGGCGGCCAGACGCCGCTGAAGCTTGCACGCGCGCTGGAAGCCGCCGAGGTGCCGATCCTCGGCACTTCGCCTGATGCCATCGACCTTGCCGAAGACCGCGACCGCTTCAAGCGCGTGCTCGACAAGCTTCGCCTCAAGCAGCCGAAGAACGGCATCGCCTATTCGGTCGAGCAGGCAAGGCTCGTCTCCGCAGATCTCGGCCTGCCGCTCGTAGTGCGCCCGTCCTATGTGCTCGGCGGCCGCGCGATGCAGATCATCCGCGAGGAGAACCAGCTCAACGACTATCTGCTCGGCACGCTGCCGGAGCTGGTGCCCGCCGACGTCAAGGCGCGCTATCCGAACGACAAGACCGGGCAGATCAACACCGTGCTCGGCAAGAACCCGCTGCTGTTCGACCGCTATCTCTCCGACGCCACCGAGATCGACGTCGACTGCCTCTGCGACGGCAAGGACACCTTCATCGTCGGAATCATGGAGCACATCGAGGAAGCCGGCATCCATTCCGGCGACAGCGCCTGCTCACTGCCGCCGCACTCGCTCGACGCGAAGATGATCGAGGAGCTGGAGCGGCAGACCCGCGAGCTCGCGCTCGGCCTTGACGTGGTCGGCCTGATGAACGTGCAATACGCGATCAAGGACGGCGAGATCTACGTGCTCGAGGTCAATCCGCGCGCCTCGCGCACCGTGCCCTTCGTCGCCAAGGTGGTCGGCACGCCGGTCGCGAAGATCGCGGCGCGCATCATGGCGGGCGAGAAGCTCGCCGATTTCAAGCTGAAGAAGACCAAGCTCAAGCACGTCGGCGTCAAGGAATCGGTGTTCCCGTTTGCGCGCTTCCCCGGCGTCGACACAGTGCTCGGCCCCGAGATGCGCTCGACCGGCGAGGTCATGGGCATTGACCGCAACTTCGAGGTCGCCTTCGCCAAGAGCCAGCTCGGCGGCGGCACGCGAGTACCGCGCAAGGGCACGGTGTTCGTCTCGGTGCGCGAGAGCGACAAGACGCGTATCGCCGAGGCGGTTCGCGAATTGCATTCGCTCGGCTTCAAGGTGCTGGCGACCTCCGGCACTCAGCGCTTCCTGACCGACCAGGGCATCCCGACCGAGAAGGTGAACAAGGTGCTGGAGGGCCGGCCGCACATCGTCGACGCCATCACCAATGGCGACGTCCAGCTCGTTTTCAACACCACCGAAGGCCCGCAGGCGCTGGCCGACAGCCGTTCGCTGCGGCGCGCGGCCCTCTTGCATAAAGTGCCGTATTACACCACTCTTTCCGGGGCCGTGGCGGCCGCGCAGGGCATCCGCGCCTATCTGGGCGGGGACCTTGAGGTTCGTACCCTGCAGAGCTACTTTTCGGAAACCTGA
- a CDS encoding Lrp/AsnC family transcriptional regulator, which translates to MSRNLDDIDLKILTEIQADGRITNVELAKRVGISPPPCLRRVRTLEEEGYIHGYRGLLDARKLGFDVTVFAAVHLSSQAEADLRAFEEFVRAEPLVRECWMLSGEVDFILKCVAPDMATFQDFVTHLTAAPHVRNVRTSLVLHNSKYEAAVPLDVKGRR; encoded by the coding sequence GTGTCGCGGAACCTAGACGACATCGACCTGAAGATTCTCACTGAGATTCAGGCCGACGGTCGAATCACGAATGTCGAGCTGGCCAAGCGCGTCGGCATCTCGCCGCCGCCCTGTCTGCGCCGCGTCCGGACGCTCGAGGAGGAGGGCTACATCCACGGCTATCGGGGCCTGCTGGACGCCCGCAAGCTCGGCTTCGATGTCACGGTCTTTGCCGCCGTCCACCTCTCCAGCCAAGCCGAGGCGGATTTGCGTGCCTTCGAAGAGTTCGTCCGCGCCGAGCCCTTGGTGCGCGAGTGCTGGATGCTGTCGGGCGAAGTCGATTTCATCCTCAAATGCGTCGCCCCCGACATGGCGACCTTCCAGGATTTCGTCACCCATCTGACCGCCGCACCTCACGTTCGCAACGTGCGGACGTCACTGGTGCTGCACAACTCGAAATACGAAGCGGCCGTGCCGCTGGATGTGAAGGGACGGCGGTAG
- a CDS encoding CaiB/BaiF CoA-transferase family protein, which yields MDGKEAELPLAGVTVVSLEQAIAAPLASRHLADWGARVIKLERPGAGDFCRDYDHVMNGMSSQFVWTNRSKESLAVDIKSEDGRKVLDALLPQADVFIQNLAPGAAERLGLDAASLLRKHPRIIACDVSGYGAGGPYSDKKAYDLLVQCEAGVLAINGTEAEPAKVGLSVVDIATGMYILNGVLMALYRRERTGKGTAFQASLFDSITDWMSYPAFYTHSTGRPLPRTGAKHATIAPYGPFRVGDGNTIFFGIQNDREWRSLCSRVLGDAGLADHPRFRTNPLRMQNRDDLQGHIELRFASMTSEEVLRLLDEAGVANAHLNSVAAFLEHEQLRARSRVQAVGSPCGPVMSFLPALTIPGLKPRMDPVPDVGQHNQAILGELGLAKEP from the coding sequence ATGGATGGGAAGGAGGCGGAGCTGCCGCTGGCGGGCGTCACGGTTGTCTCGCTCGAGCAGGCGATCGCGGCGCCGCTGGCCAGCCGGCACCTGGCAGACTGGGGCGCGCGGGTCATCAAGCTCGAGCGGCCGGGCGCGGGCGATTTCTGCCGGGACTACGATCACGTGATGAACGGCATGTCGAGCCAGTTCGTCTGGACCAACCGGTCCAAGGAAAGCCTCGCCGTCGACATCAAGAGCGAGGACGGCCGCAAGGTGCTCGACGCGCTGCTGCCGCAGGCGGACGTGTTCATCCAGAACCTCGCGCCCGGCGCTGCGGAGCGGCTCGGCCTCGATGCTGCATCGCTCTTGCGCAAACATCCGCGCATCATCGCCTGCGACGTGTCGGGCTATGGCGCCGGCGGCCCCTACAGCGACAAGAAGGCGTACGATCTCCTGGTCCAGTGCGAGGCCGGCGTCCTCGCCATCAACGGCACGGAGGCGGAGCCGGCCAAGGTGGGGCTGTCGGTGGTCGATATCGCAACCGGCATGTACATCCTCAACGGCGTGCTGATGGCGCTGTACCGCCGGGAGCGGACCGGCAAGGGTACGGCGTTCCAGGCCTCGCTGTTCGATTCCATCACAGACTGGATGAGCTATCCCGCCTTCTACACCCACAGTACCGGCCGGCCGCTGCCGCGGACCGGCGCGAAGCACGCGACGATCGCACCCTATGGCCCATTCCGGGTCGGCGACGGCAACACGATCTTCTTCGGCATCCAGAACGACCGGGAGTGGCGATCGTTGTGCAGCCGCGTGCTCGGCGACGCCGGCCTTGCCGATCATCCGCGCTTCCGCACCAATCCGCTGCGCATGCAGAACCGCGACGATCTGCAAGGACATATCGAGCTGCGCTTTGCATCGATGACCAGCGAGGAGGTGCTACGGCTGCTCGACGAAGCCGGAGTCGCCAACGCGCATCTGAACTCGGTCGCCGCGTTCCTTGAGCACGAGCAGCTTCGCGCGCGCTCACGGGTGCAAGCAGTCGGCTCGCCGTGCGGGCCGGTGATGAGCTTTCTGCCGGCGTTGACCATTCCCGGCTTGAAGCCGCGGATGGATCCGGTGCCGGATGTCGGCCAGCACAACCAAGCCATCCTCGGCGAACTTGGTCTGGCGAAGGAGCCGTGA
- a CDS encoding 4-hydroxy-tetrahydrodipicolinate synthase has translation MTDLEDHLHGLWLPLVTPFQDGSLDERSLRRLTRHYSAQAVDGFILGATSGEGMTLRKAELGRLVAIVRDEMAAGRRNVPVCLGLSGADTSRLKEHLDETADWPIDGYLIASPYYVRPSQRGLLAHFEALADHAAWPLALYNIPYRTSVNITNQTMLRLAEHRNIVGLKDCGASREQSIALLRDRPKNFRVLTGEDANYFEALGDGADGGIVLSAHVETATFAAVYAELRRGNHDAALARWREVADLTRLLFTEPSPAPAKYWLWRCGLIDSPEVRLPMVEVSSELAATIDREIERRTRAAA, from the coding sequence ATGACCGATCTTGAAGATCATTTGCACGGACTGTGGCTGCCGCTGGTGACGCCGTTTCAGGACGGCTCGCTCGACGAGCGGTCGCTGCGGCGGCTGACGCGGCACTACAGCGCGCAGGCGGTCGACGGCTTCATCCTGGGTGCGACCTCCGGTGAAGGCATGACACTGCGCAAGGCCGAGCTCGGACGCCTCGTCGCCATCGTGCGCGACGAGATGGCGGCGGGCCGCCGCAACGTTCCGGTTTGCCTCGGACTGTCTGGCGCAGACACCTCGCGGCTGAAGGAACATCTCGACGAGACCGCGGACTGGCCGATCGACGGTTATCTGATCGCGAGCCCCTATTACGTGCGGCCCTCGCAGCGTGGGCTGCTGGCGCATTTCGAGGCGCTCGCCGATCACGCCGCCTGGCCGCTCGCGCTCTACAACATTCCCTATCGCACCTCGGTGAACATCACCAATCAGACCATGCTGCGGCTCGCCGAGCATCGAAACATCGTGGGCTTGAAGGATTGCGGCGCGAGCCGCGAGCAATCGATCGCGTTGCTGCGCGACAGGCCGAAGAATTTTCGTGTGCTCACCGGCGAGGACGCGAACTATTTCGAGGCGCTCGGCGACGGCGCCGACGGCGGCATCGTGCTGTCGGCCCATGTCGAGACTGCGACGTTTGCGGCCGTGTATGCCGAGCTGAGGCGCGGCAACCACGACGCTGCGCTGGCGCGCTGGCGCGAGGTCGCCGATCTGACGCGCCTGTTGTTCACCGAACCGAGCCCGGCGCCGGCAAAGTATTGGCTGTGGCGATGCGGCCTCATCGACAGCCCCGAGGTACGTCTGCCGATGGTGGAAGTGAGCAGCGAGCTTGCGGCCACGATCGACCGCGAGATCGAGCGACGGACGAGGGCTGCGGCGTAG
- the greA gene encoding transcription elongation factor GreA — protein sequence MEKVPMTQAGFVALGEELKKRQSEDRPRIIEHIAEARSHGDLSENAEYHAAKEEQSHNEGRIAELEDKLARADIIDISKLSGDTIKFGATVTLVDEDTEKKTVWQIVGEVEADAKKGRISVTSPLARALIGKKKGSTVEVNAPGGAKAYEITKVEWR from the coding sequence ATGGAAAAGGTTCCGATGACCCAGGCCGGCTTTGTCGCGCTCGGAGAAGAATTGAAGAAGCGCCAGTCGGAAGATCGTCCGCGGATCATCGAGCATATCGCCGAAGCGCGCTCGCACGGAGACCTGTCGGAGAACGCGGAGTATCATGCCGCGAAGGAAGAGCAGTCCCACAATGAGGGCCGCATCGCCGAGCTTGAGGACAAGCTCGCGCGCGCCGACATCATCGACATCTCAAAGCTGTCCGGCGACACGATCAAGTTCGGCGCCACCGTGACCTTGGTCGACGAGGATACCGAGAAGAAGACGGTGTGGCAGATCGTCGGCGAGGTCGAAGCCGACGCCAAGAAGGGCCGTATCTCCGTCACGTCGCCGCTCGCGCGCGCGCTGATCGGCAAGAAGAAGGGATCGACTGTCGAAGTCAACGCACCCGGCGGCGCCAAGGCGTATGAGATCACCAAGGTGGAGTGGCGATAA
- a CDS encoding CoA ester lyase, translating into MAQQRPMRAYLAVPAHRTRLVAKAAASAADAVFMDLEDAVPPSEKGLALDAAVQSLASLDWGNKRVTVRINATGSPFIAQEIRALAALPRLDAVIVPKAERVSDIVGIAEQLRAAAPNRAAPVALELLIETALGLVNVDALAACHASVAALHLGVGDFAASLGARTSDIGVSPDGYRHVGSAHSGYASAPLDLFAYPMMRLLVAARAFGLVAIDGPCGAFRDGRLTEGSAQKAAAMGFDGKQVIHPDQIEPTRRAFMPSAEELAQAQGIVEAMEQAEAQGQGAVTLDGKMIDYANVRMARRIIGLGS; encoded by the coding sequence ATGGCGCAGCAGCGGCCAATGCGGGCCTACCTCGCCGTCCCCGCACATCGCACCCGTCTGGTCGCCAAGGCAGCGGCGTCAGCGGCGGATGCGGTGTTCATGGATCTCGAGGACGCGGTGCCGCCATCCGAGAAAGGCCTGGCACTCGACGCGGCTGTCCAATCCCTCGCCTCGCTCGACTGGGGCAACAAGCGCGTCACCGTCAGGATCAACGCCACTGGCAGCCCGTTCATCGCGCAGGAGATCCGCGCGCTGGCGGCGCTGCCGAGGCTGGATGCGGTGATCGTGCCGAAGGCGGAGCGCGTCAGCGATATCGTGGGAATTGCCGAGCAGTTGCGGGCCGCCGCTCCGAACCGCGCCGCCCCGGTCGCGCTGGAATTGCTGATCGAGACCGCGCTTGGGCTCGTCAATGTCGACGCGCTCGCCGCGTGTCACGCCAGCGTCGCCGCGCTCCATCTCGGCGTCGGAGATTTCGCGGCCTCGCTCGGCGCGCGAACCTCCGACATCGGTGTGTCGCCGGACGGCTACCGCCACGTCGGATCCGCGCACAGCGGCTATGCCTCCGCCCCGCTCGACCTGTTCGCCTATCCGATGATGCGCCTGCTGGTCGCCGCGCGCGCCTTCGGCCTCGTCGCCATCGACGGTCCCTGCGGCGCGTTCCGCGATGGAAGGCTTACCGAAGGCAGCGCGCAAAAGGCCGCGGCGATGGGCTTCGACGGCAAGCAGGTCATCCATCCCGACCAGATCGAACCGACCCGGCGCGCGTTCATGCCGTCGGCCGAGGAGCTGGCCCAGGCACAAGGGATCGTCGAGGCCATGGAGCAGGCCGAGGCGCAGGGCCAAGGCGCGGTGACGCTGGACGGCAAGATGATCGACTATGCCAATGTGCGCATGGCGCGCAGGATCATCGGGCTGGGGTCGTAG
- a CDS encoding ParA family protein yields MNVIVFASRKGGSGKSTLAAHLAAQIKASKQVMLVDADPQGSLTLWHKLRGTNEPPIKAAVNSVSGIVSAAKRDGYEWVLIDTPPNLSAVVDDAIRNATMVVIPARPGVFDVNAVQETIQMCRAARKPYAVVLNGAPAKRDEAESPIVTIAREALAKFRAPVWGGQITNRSDLLMALSHGEGAREYQAESRAAQEIARLWAAIERSVKAIRGTASASGAMHKQAA; encoded by the coding sequence ATGAACGTCATTGTTTTTGCATCACGTAAAGGCGGCTCGGGCAAGAGTACCCTCGCCGCACATCTTGCCGCACAGATCAAGGCGAGCAAGCAGGTCATGCTCGTGGATGCCGATCCGCAAGGCTCGCTCACACTGTGGCACAAGCTGCGCGGCACCAACGAGCCGCCGATCAAGGCGGCCGTGAACTCCGTCAGCGGCATCGTCTCCGCTGCCAAGCGCGACGGTTATGAATGGGTGTTGATCGACACGCCGCCGAACCTCTCGGCCGTGGTCGACGATGCGATCCGCAACGCGACGATGGTGGTCATTCCGGCGCGTCCCGGCGTGTTCGACGTCAACGCGGTGCAGGAAACCATCCAGATGTGCCGCGCGGCGCGCAAGCCCTACGCGGTCGTGCTCAACGGTGCACCGGCCAAGCGCGACGAGGCGGAAAGCCCGATCGTCACCATCGCCCGCGAAGCGCTGGCGAAATTCCGGGCTCCGGTGTGGGGCGGCCAGATCACCAACCGTTCGGATCTCTTGATGGCGCTGAGCCACGGCGAAGGCGCGCGGGAGTACCAGGCCGAGAGCCGTGCGGCTCAGGAAATCGCAAGGCTGTGGGCGGCAATCGAGCGTTCGGTGAAGGCTATTCGCGGCACGGCGTCGGCATCCGGCGCAATGCACAAGCAGGCTGCTTGA